A single Amphiprion ocellaris isolate individual 3 ecotype Okinawa chromosome 1, ASM2253959v1, whole genome shotgun sequence DNA region contains:
- the LOC111587968 gene encoding uncharacterized protein LOC111587968 — translation MEVPHCAQDVGSHAVSLLAYLNIQREQAHFCDCVLIQRQSPAQLYPAHRCVLAASSPVLASILSSTGALVELQAPCLSDAVLTPLLDYIYTGALPFTHSQQQYYSLLNAACYLQMIELQEALRAWQQTEASAAENADASPGAETQPYKGNKKTSRTTMNIFSDLPLTPSSDAFRRLEETDTFSVQSATSSPEREAHEYSATVETFNESQMHSTSRDSRDEEIVMSRNSSKHGSNKCSTSDANSLSTESNANAGDYRQAPHLTRQDLIQNITGIAERHDMSEVDKEVRKDQFHLTAIVKPEIWQKSKGEELMRTTEDRRSSSLSPHPSCGAVPVICHSSRVAVLQLAEVSAVPPYHPASLAAGSSSRASVSRSASTDNDSIVESFSTKHESQHGAQSLDNKHNNHHTLTHSQDYRDISAQCATQDFSYKFSAGRSDVSKEDYNSSNTDCFIIQNKEHIRKGLPHNTEHLRDDSVPQNTDRNKWLKSRSDLSIDGFPSKHKRLDCFECYNVSLATATEELSQDPRAAVSLPVEHSDTQRDSHCKDLCAEGEAKEEHCNSRRYSAEMDVHDSHCNLDVNKINWYSNIHGIGKSTKDSASSQNEHDSNCRHTAMQSRAHSVDLCLPVSITPGSSLDNVTGRRSPFECRSSVEPEQTLGTETTEPHLSLSVGQSYHGHLHYHCLPQDNMHLSHGDPDQKHPQANHPDHSGKSSDDEVSTSASPGLSPLKQHFATGATDQVLLLDISTKPAELIVSCKHRSDREEIEVGEKDTFETRIRNHDRVQRKEATARDEMKKMRARTESLDETTSWGGQANIDKRKSVGKDQSRPGAEVIQKAGVMEVVENQISAWTPCAAPPVSDSAQVSMPSTSSVCIPSTLSASVPSNISAHLSSPAHHPFQCSLCDRSFSQRGSLNRHVRSHLGVRPFPCPHCPMTFSRQYRVTEHMRVHQRCTLGTDFEKPPASSM, via the exons ATGGAG GTGCCACACTGTGCCCAGGACGTTGGCAGCCATGCAGTGTCATTGTTGGCTTATCTGAACATCCAAAGAGAACAAGCTCACTTCTGTGACTGTGTGCTGATACAGAGACAGAGTCCAGCTCAGCTCTACCCTGCACACAG GTGTGTTCTGGCAGCTTCTAGTCCAGTGCTGGCATCTATTTTGTCGTCTACTGGTGCTCTGGTGGAACTTCAAGCTCCATGTCTGTCTGACGCTGTGTTGACGCCTCTTCTGGATTACATTTACACAGGAGCTTTGCCATTCACTCATAGCCAGCAACAGTACTACAGTCTGCTCAACGCTGCCTGCTACCTGCAGATGATTGAACTGCAGGAGGCTCTGAGGGCTTGGCAACAAACTGAGGCGAGTGCTGCAGAAAATGCTGATGCATCCCCTGGAGCTGAAACTCAACCATATAAAGGCAATAAGAAAACTTCTAGGACAACGATGAACATATTCAGTGATCTGCCTCTAACACCCAGTAGTGATGCCTTTAGAAGACTTGAGGAAACAGACACTTTCAGCGTACAAAGTGCTACAAGTTCACCAGAAAGGGAAGCTCATGAGTATTCAGCAACTGTGGAAACATTTAATGAATCTCAGATGCATTCAACCAGTAGAGATTCTAGAGACGAAGAAATAGTTATGAGTAGAAATAGCAGTAAGCATGGTTCCAACAAGTGTAGCACATCAGATGCAAACAGCTTAAGCACTGAAAGCAATGCAAATGCAGGTGACTACAGACAAGCACCTCATCTGACACGTCAGGATTTGATTCAGAATATCACTGGCATTGCTGAAAGGCATGACATGTCTGAAGTGGACAAAGAGGTCCGAAAGGATCAGTTTCATTTGACTGCCATTGTAAAGCCAGAGATCTGGCAGAAGAGCAAAGGAGAGGAGCTAATGAGAACAACCGAGGACAGGAGGAGCTCCTCCTTATCACCACATCCAAGTTGTGGGGCAGTTCCTGTCATCTGTCACAGCAGTAGAGTGGCTGTCCTCCAGCTGGCAGAAGTGTCTGCAGTGCCTCCGTACCATCCAGCATCCCTGGCTGCAGGCAGCTCTAGCAGGGCTTCTGTCTCACGTTCAGCAAGCACAGACAATGACAGCATTGTAGAGAGTTTTTCCACTAAACATGAAAGTCAGCATGGAGCACAGAGTCTGGACAACAAACATAATAATCaccacactctcacacacagtcAAGATTACCGTGACATTTCAGCTCAATGTGCTACGCAGGATTTTAGTTACAAATTCAGCGCAGGTAGATCTGATGTGTCGAAAGAGGATTACAACAGCAGCAATACAGATTGTTttataatacagaataaagaaCATATAAGAAAAGGATTGCCCCACAATACAGAACATCTGAGGGATGATTCAGTGCCACAGAACACGGACAGGAACAAGTGGTTAAAGTCGAGAAGTGACCTCAGTATCGATGGTTTCCCCTCCAAACATAAGCGACTGGATTGCTTTGAGTGCTACAATGTGTCCTTGGCAACTGCAACAGAGGAGCTTTCACAAGATCCGAGAGCTGCAGTTTCGCTTCCTGTAgaacactcagacacacagaggGACTCTCACTGTAAAGATTTATGTGCCGAGGGAGAAGCGAAAGAGGAACATTGTAACTCTAGAAGGTATTCCGCTGAAATGGATGTGCACGACAGCCATTGCAATCTCGATGTAAATAAGATAAACTGGTACTCGAACATACATGGAATTGGGAAAAGCACTAAAGATTCCGCCTCTAGCCAGAATGAACATGATTCAAATTGCAGACATACAGCTATGCAAAGCAGAGCACACAGTGTTGATTTGTGTCTGCCCGTCTCCATCACACCAGGGTCAAGCTTGGATAATGTCACTGGCAGGCGCTCTCCCTTTGAATGCCGCTCATCTGTAGAACCTGAACAGACCTTAGGCACTGAGACCACGGAGCCACACTTATCTCTTAGTGTGGGCCAGTCATACCATGGACATCTTCATTATCACTGCCTACCACAGGACAACATGCACTTATCCCATGGAGACCCAGATCAAAAACACCCCCAGGCTAACCACCCTGATCATTCAGGCAAGTCCAGTGATGACGAGGTCAGTACCTCTGCAAGTCCAGGTCTGAGTCCCCTGAAGCAGCACTTTGCTACAGGGGCAACAGACCAAGTTCTCTTGCTGGACATTAGCACCAAACCTGCTGAACTGATTGTATCCTGTAAACACAGATCTGACAGAGAAGAGATCGAGGTTGGAGAAAAGGACACATTTGAAACTAGGATCAGGAATCATGATAGAGTCCaaagaaaagaagcaacagcaagggatgagatgaaaaaaatgagggCTAGGACTGAGAGTTTGGATGAGACAACATCTTGGGGTGGACAAGCAAATATTGATAAAAGAAAATCTGTGGGTAAAGACCAAAGCAGACCAGGAGCTGAGGTTATACAAAAAGCTGGAGTCATGGAAGTGGTTGAGAACCAAATCAGTGCCTGGACACCCTGTGCAGCTCCTCCTGTGTCAGACTCTGCACAAGTCTCCATGCCATCCACCTCGTCTGTTTGCATACCTTCTACCCTTTCAGCCAGCGTGCCATCAAACATATCAGCTCATCTGTCAAGTCCTGCTCACCACCCTTTCCAATGTTCTCTATGCGATCGTTCCTTTAGCcagcgaggctctctgaatagACATGTGCGCAGCCACCTTGGCGTAAGGCCCTTCCCCTGCCCCCACTGTCCCATGACCTTTTCACGGCAGTACCGAGTCACAGAGCATATGCGTGTCCACCAGCGCTGCACACTTGGGACTGACTTTGAAAAGCCTCCTGCCTCTTCAATGTGA
- the LOC111562689 gene encoding membrane-spanning 4-domains subfamily A member 4D-like, protein MSAELVFASGPGGSDGSVQGTTVGGSKPLHRFIKGQPKIIGTVLLVLGTSFFVSTVALMVDHPVQHYIWTSIPPSFLMGVLFIICGILYIITEHNPTKKTVTISLALSIVSILATAWTLLHTLPDLGHYHYHKSYSVDENFTVSESVWSAYYEAMGVSFEAILVVYCLVGAIIFIVMSALAGAALRSTKSQAIVVMTASSTETQANQ, encoded by the exons ATGTCTGCTGAGCTCGTCTTTGCGAGTGGACCGGGTGGGAGCGATGGAAGTGTTCAAGGCACCACAGTGGGAGGCAGCAAACCTTTGCACCGCTTCATTAAGGGGCAGCCCAAGATTATTGGC ACCGTTTTGCTGGTCTTGGGAACGTCCTTCTTCGTTAGTACCGTTGCATTGATGGTAGACCACCCCGTGCAGCATTACATATGGACATCCATCCCACCGAGCTTCTTGATGGGAGTATTG TTCATCATATGTGGGATTCTGTATATTATCACAGAGCACAACCCCACCAAGAAAACA GTAACCATATCTTTAGCTCTGAGTATTGTATCCATACTGGCAACAGCTTGGACACTCCTGCACACTCTGCCTGACTTAGGACACTACCACTACCACAAGAGCTACTCTGTGGACGAAAACTTCACAGTGTCTGAATCAGTGTGGTCAGCATACTATGAG GCCATGGGAGTGTCTTTTGAAGCAATCCTTGTGGTCTACTGTTTGGTTGgtgcaattattttcattgtaatgTCAGCTCTGGCTGGAGCTGCCCTGCGTTCCACAAAAAGCcag GCCATCGTGGTGATGACTGCCTCTTCGACTGAAACACAGGCTAACCAATGA